Genomic segment of Oceanimonas sp. GK1:
GTGGCTCATTGCCGGCCAGGTCCAGCAGTTCCGGCTCCAGGGTAATGATGTCGGCGCGGTCGGCGCCCCGGCTCAGGGCCTTGATGGCGGCGCGACTGATCACATGCTCCAGCTCGCGCACGTTGCCGGGCCAGGTGTAGGCACACAGGGCGCGTTCGGCAGCGGGGGACAGCCGCAGGCTGCGCAGGCCCAGCCGGCCCCGGTTCAGCTCGAGAAAATGGCCGGCCAGCACCAACACGTCGTTTTCCCGCTCCCGCAACGGCGGAATGGGCACCGGATACACCGACAGCCGGTGGTAGAGATCGGCGCGAAAATGGCCGTCGCGCACGCTGTCGTGGAGCTGGCGGTTGGTGGCGGCAATTACCCGCACGTTCACCTTGCGCGGCGCGTCTTCCCCCAGCCGCTGAATTTCGCCATTTTGCAGCGCCCGCAGCAGCTTGGCCTGAATGCCCAGCGGCAGCTCGCCCACTTCATCCAGAAACAGGGTACCGCCGTCGGCGGCTTCAAAGCGGCCGGGCCGGGCATTGCCGGCGCCGGAAAAGGCGCCCTTTACGTGGCCGAACAGCTCGCTTTCGGCCAGGGATTCCGGCAGGGCGGCACAGTTCACCTGCACCAAGGGCCGGTCCCGCCGGGGGGAGCGCTGGTGCAGGCGGCGGGCGAACAGGTCTTTGCCCACCCCGGTTTCCCCGGTAAGCAGCACCGGCAGATCCGAGTCGGCCACCACGTCCAGCTCGTGCAGCAGCCGCTTGAGCCCGGTGCTCTGGCCCAGAATTTCCCCTTCCTGGTGATCGCCCAGGGGCACAGGCGCATCCTGCCGGGCCAGGCGCAGGGCGCGAATGTCCCGCTCCAGCCGGGTCATGCGCACCGCGGCAGCCACGGTCAGCGCCAGCCGTTGCAGCGAGTCTTGAGCATCCTGATCAAAGGTGCCGGCGGTGAGCGCGTCCAGGGTCAGGGCGCCCCACTGTTCGCCGTTCACATAGAGGCTGATGCCCATGCAGTCGTGCACCGGCAGCGCCTCGCCCACATGGTGTTCCAGCAGGCCGTCGTAGGGGTCGGGCAGGGGCGAGTCGGGGGCGAACGCCACCGTGCTGCGGCTGGCCAGAATGGCCGCCAACCGCGGGTGCTGGGCCACCACAAAGCGCCGCCCCAGCGCTTCGCGCACCAGGCCTTCTACCGCCACCGGGCTGAGCACGCCGTCCTGCAGCCGCAATAAACACACGGCGCCGCAGCCAAAATGCTCGCGCATCATGCGCACCAGACTCTGGAGCCGCACGGCACTGGGCAACTCGGCGGCCAGATCCGCCAGCAGGAGTTCATACAACATGGTTATTTTCACCATTAAAGGGTTTTATTTACCCTAATCGAGCAGGGTAAAAAATACCATCAACAATTATTAATCCATTTAAATCAATGATTTAAAAAGTGGCACGCAAGTTGCCACTTATGAGCCAAGGGTAACATGAACAAGGAGCCATATCATGAGCCTGCTCAACCATTCCCTGGGCACACTGGCCCGGGACATTCCGGGAGCCACCCGGGTATTTCATCATTACCGGCTGGATTATTGCTGTGGCGGTAACGTGCTGCTGAGCGAAGCACTGGCCGAACGCGGGCTGGACAGCGCCGAGGTCATTGCCCGGCTGGAAGCCCTGCCCGCCCGCAACGAAGACGACACCAACTGGGCCGAAGCCGGCACCGGTGAGCTGATCGATCACATTCTGGCTCGCTACCACGAGGTGCACCGTCAGCAGTTGCCCGAACTGATCGGGCTGGCCCGCCGGGTGGAAGCGGTACATGAAGAGCATCCGCTGTGCCCCAAGGGGCTGGCGGATCACCTGGAAGAAATGCGCCAGGAGCTGGAAAGCCACATGCAGAAAGAGGAGCAGATTTTGTTCCCCATGCTGCGCCGGGGCCTGGGGGCGCAGGCGGTGGGGCCCATCAGCGTGATGCGCATGGAGCACGACGATCACGGTCAGGCGCTGGCCAAACTGCTGGAGCTGACCTGCCATTTGTCCCTGCCCGCCGATGCCTGCGCCAGCTGGCAGGCGCTGTATGCGGGCATTGAAGAGCTGCAAAACGACCTGATGCAGCACATTCACCTGGAAAACAACATTCTCTTTTCTCCTTCCCGACACCAGGAGGTGCAGCATGGCTAACTACCGTCGCCTTTGGCTGTTGTTGTTAGTGGTTCTCGGCATTACCTTTGCCATTCTTGGTTATTTCGGGCGCGAAGTGTACCGGGTGGCGCCGCCCATTCCCGCCCAGGTGGTCACCGAAAACGGCACCCTGCTCACCACCCACGACGGCATTCTCGACGGCCAGACCGCCTGGCAGTCGGTGGGTGGCATGCAACTGGGCTCCATCTGGGGTCACGGTGCCTATCAGGCGCCGGACTGGACCGCCGACTGGCTGCATCGGGAGCTGGTGACCTGGCTGGAGCTGGCCGCTCAGGAGGAATTTGGCACCGCCTACGCCAACCTCGACGGCGAGCAGCAGGCCGTACTGCAACACCGGCTGAAGCAGGAATACCGCACCAACGGCTATGACGCCGAGGCCGACGTGCTGGTGGTGTCGGAGCGCCGGGCGCAGGCCATGGCCGACACCGCCGCTTATTACGATCAGTTGTTCAGTGACGATCCGGCCCTGCGCTCCACCCGCCAGAGCTTTGCCATGAAGGAGAACACATTGCCCAGCGCCGAGCGCCGGGCCGACATGACCAACTTCTTCTTCTGGACCGCCTGGGCCGCCGCCACCGAGCGCCCGGACAGTAACGCCACCTATACCAACAACTGGCCCCACGAGCCGCTGATCGGCAACAAGCCCACCGCCGAGAACATCGTCTGGTCCATCGTCAGCGTGGTGCTGCTGATCGCCGGCGTGGGCGGTCTGGTGTGGGCCTGGTCGTTCCTGCGCAAGGAAGACGAAGCCGAGCCCAAGGCCCCGGCCAAAGATCCGCTCACTACCTTCAAGCTCACCCCGTCACAGAAAGCGCTGGGCAAGTATGTGTTCCTGGTGGTGGCGCTGTTTACCTTTCAGGTGCTGCTGGGCGGCGCCACCGCTCACTACACGGTGGAAGGCCAGCATTTCTACGGCATTGAGCTGTCGAAGTGGTTCCCCTATTCGCTGCTGCGTACCTGGCACATTCAGAGCGCCCTGTTCTGGATTGCCACCGGCTTTCTCGCCGCCGGCCTGTTCCTCGCTCCCATCATCAACGGCGGCAAGGATCCCAAATACCAGGCGCTGGGCGTGAACGTGCTGTTCTGGGCGCTGGTGGCGGTGGTGGTGGGCAGCTTTGCCGGCAACTACCTGGCCATTGCCCAGATCATGCCCGAAAACCTCAACTTCTGGCTGGGTCACCAGGGTTATGAATACGTGGATCTGGGCCGGCTGTGGCAGATTGGCAAGTTCACCGGCATCGTGCTGTGGCTGGTGCTGATGCTGCGCGGCGTGGTACCGGCGCTGCGCCAGCCCGGCGACCGCAACCTGCTGGCCCTGCTCACCGCGTCCTGCGCCGCCATCGGCCTGTTTTACGGCGCCGGCTTCTTCTACGGCGAACGCACCCATATCTCGGTGATGGAATACTGGCGCTGGTGGATTGTGCACCTGTGGGTGGAAGGCTTCTTTGAAGTGTTCGCCACCACCGCCCTGGCCTTTATCTTCTGCAGCATGGGGCTGGTGTCCCGCCGCGCCGCCACCACCGCCAGCCTGGCCTCGGCCTCGCTGTTTATGCTGGGCGGCATTCCCGGCACCTTCCACCACCTGTACTTCTCCGGCACCACCACCCCGGTGATGGCGGTGGGCGCCACCTTCAGCGCCCTGGAAGTGGTGCCCCTGGTGGTGCTGGGTTACGAGGCCTGGGAAAACTGGCGCCTGAAAAACAGCGCCCCCTGGATGGAAAACATCAAATGGCCGCTGATGTTCTTTGTGGCGGTGGCCTTCTGGAACATGCTGGGCGCCGGTGTGCTGGGCTTTATGATCAACCCCCCGGTGGCGCTCTATTATATTCAGGGCCTGAACACCACCCCCACTCACGCCCACGCGGCCCTGTTCGGGGTGTATGGCTTCCTCGCCCTGGGCTTTGCCCTGCTGGTGCTGCGCTACATTCGCCCCAACCTGGTGTTCAGCGAGTCGCTGATGAAAACCGCCTTCTGGTGGATGAACGGCGGCCTGGTGCTGATGCTGTTCACCAGCGTGCTGCCGGTGGGGGTCATTCAGTTTATCGCCAGCGCCAGCGAGGGCCTGTGGTATGCCCGCAGCGAAAGCTTTATGCAGCAGGGCCTGCTGCAAACCCTGCGCTGGGTGCGCACCTTTGGTGACGTGGTGTTTATCGTCGGCGCCCTGGCGGTGACCTGGCAGGTGATCATCGGCCTGCGCCAGCCCGCCGCCCATGCCGGCAGCCTGGCCATTGAGCCCCAGGAGTGCGACGTGCCCGAGCTGATGTCGAAGTAAAGTCTGGAAGTTGTTAGTCTGGTTTGGCCCCGCCTGGCGGGGCCTTTTTTATGCCCGCCAAGTGCTGTTGCTGGTAGCTGCCCTGATCGCGGGCGTAGCCGCCGTGTTCGCCGGCTATGGTTTCAGCCTGCTCCCTGGCTGCTCCGGCAGACATGGACTGGCTTTCCGGAATGGGCAGGCATATTCTGGGAGCATTCATCTCCCGACCATTCGAAGGTAAAAATGCAATACCCGATCACCGGCGCATGTCAGTGCGGTAATGTCACCTACGAATTACTTTCCGAGCCGCTTATGGTGGTGGCCTGTCATTGCAAGCAGTGCCAGAAGCTTTCCACCAGCGCTTTCAGCATCACCGCCGTGGTCAAGGCCGACGCCATCCGGTTTCATGGAAACATGCAGGAATGGCGCCGAACCGCAGACAGCGGCAACATCAACGGTGCGAAGTTTTGCCCGACCTGTGGCAACCGGATCTACCACTTCAATCCGGAAGATCCCGACACCATCAAACTGAAACCGTCAAATCTGACAGACACAAGCATTATCAAGCCGGTGGCTCACGTCTGGACAAGCGAAAAACAAGACTGGTACACCATACCGGAGGGTGTCGCCGTGTATGAGCAACAGCCGTAACATTCATGTTTAAAAGGGAACCCAATGGAATTCGATATCTTTATTGTTGACGCCTTTACCGACCAGCGCTTTAAGGGTAATTCGGCAGCGGTGGTACCGGTGGAAACCTGGCCCGACGCCGCCGTCATGCAGGATATCGCATTGGAAAACAATCTGTCCGAAACCGCTTTTATCAGACGTGCAGGCGACAACCAGTATGAGATCCGCTGGTTTTCACCGTTAACGGAAATCGCCTTTTGTGGCCACGCCACCCTGGCGGCTTCCTTTGTCTTGTTTACCGAATACGGGCTTAAAGGGGAAATCGAATATCTGACCACCCAGGTGGGGTCATTGACCGTATCGCAACGGGAAGGCAACAGGATAGAAATGAGCTTTCCCAATCAAAAGCCGGAACCTGTTTCTATTGTGCCGAATGCCTTGCTGCAAGGCCTGACCATCAAACCGGTGCAGGTGCTGAAAAATCGGCAAGCCTATTTTGCCGTGATGGAGAGTGAGGCCGACGTCAAGGCAGTGGGCTATGACACCGCATCATTAAAACAGCTGGCGCCGCTGGATGTCGTGGTCACCGCAGCTTCCACAGAGTACGACTTTACTTCCCGGTACTTCTGGCCCGCCAATGGTGGCGACGAAGATCCGGTGACCGGTTCCATTCATGCCGGTCTGGCCCCTTACTGGAGTGAACGGCTGCAAAAAACCGAACTGGTGGCCCGTCAGGCCTCAAAAAGAGGCGGTGTGCTGCACTGTGTCATGGCGGAAGACCGGGTGCTGGTTTCCGGCCACGGCGTCCTTTACCTGAAGGGCAAAATTTACCTGTAACGCGACCGACGCTGCCATGCTGAATCGCATTACGTGCATTGGCAAGGAGAGCACTATGAATCAGCCCGAACATATTCCCGCCCGCCTGGCCAGCGTCGGCGGCATTCCGGTGGCCCGTTTGCTGCCCGTTCGCCAGCGCCGGCTGATCGGCGCCTGGTGTTTTCTTGATCACGCCGGCCCCGCGCAGTTTGCCGCCGGCGAGCCGGGGTTGCGGGTGGGGCCCCATCCGCACATTGGCCTGCAAACCTTTACCTGGATGCTCAAAGGCCGGGTGCTGCACCGGGACAGCCTGGGCCACGAGCAGATCATTCAGCCCGGCCAGGTCAACCTGATGACCGCCGGCCGGGGCATTGCCCACAGCGAGGAATCGGTGGCCGGCGAGCGAGCACTGCACGCGGCCCAGCTGTGGATTGCCCTGCCCAAGGCCGACCGCCATACCCCGCCCCGCTTTGATCACTACCCCCGGCTGCCGATGTGGTCGCAACAGGGGGTGTGCTTTACCCTGCTGGCGGGGGACTACGCCGGGCACAAGGCCCCCACCCTGCTGTTTTCACCGCTGGTAGGGCTGGACTTGCACGCGCACCAGCCTGCCCGGCTGGAATTGCCGCTGCGCCCGGAGTTTGAATACGGCCTGCTGGTACTAGAAGGCGCCATTACTTTGGCGGGAGTGCGGACCGGGCCCGACGAGCTGGTGTATCTGGGGGCGGCGCAGGAGTGGCTTGAACTCGGCCTGGAGCAAGGTACCCGGGTGCTGTTGCTGGGCGGCGAGCCGCTCAAGGAGCGGATTTACATCTGGTGGAACCTGGTGGGCCACAGCGAGACCGAGATTGCCGAGGCCCTGGCCGACTGGCAGGCGGGCAGCCCGCGCTTTGGCGACGTGCCGGGGTTTGACGGCGAGCCCATGGCGGCGCCGCCATTGCCTGCCGGACTGAAATAACCGAAGGCGCTAGCCGGTGTGGCGCCGGCGTTCCTCCGCGCCAATGCGCCCGGCCACCGGGGCGGTGTTAAAGGCCATGCCGCGCTTGCCGGCGCGCTTGACCTGATACATGGCGGCGTCGGCCCGGGCCATCACATCGGCAAAGTCATCCGGTTCACGCACCCCTTCCACGCCCATGCTCATGCCCACTTCCGCCTCGCCGTTGTCCAGCTCAAAGGGCTCGTCCAGGCAGTCGATACAGGCTTGGGCCAACCCTTGAGTACGAGACTGGTGCAAGGGCCAGGGCAGCAACAGCACGAACTCGTCGCCCCCCAGGCGGCCCAGCACCACCTCCGGCGGGCACAGCCGGCGCAGGCGCTCGGCGAGCTTGATCAGCAGCTTATCGCCGGCCCGGTGGCCCAGGGTGTCGTTGACCTGCTTGAAGTCGTCGAGATCGATAAAGCACAGGGTCAGCTCGCCCTGCGGCTTGAGGGTTTTAAAGGAGTCGATCAGCCCGCTGCGGTTGAGCAGGCCGGTGAGTGGATCCTTGTGGGCCAGGCGCGACAGGGCCTGCTCGTACTCCTTTTCCTGGGTGATGTCGATATGGGTGCCCATCACCCGAAGCGGCCGGTTGTGCTC
This window contains:
- a CDS encoding GFA family protein, whose translation is MQYPITGACQCGNVTYELLSEPLMVVACHCKQCQKLSTSAFSITAVVKADAIRFHGNMQEWRRTADSGNINGAKFCPTCGNRIYHFNPEDPDTIKLKPSNLTDTSIIKPVAHVWTSEKQDWYTIPEGVAVYEQQP
- the ytfE gene encoding iron-sulfur cluster repair protein YtfE, yielding MSLLNHSLGTLARDIPGATRVFHHYRLDYCCGGNVLLSEALAERGLDSAEVIARLEALPARNEDDTNWAEAGTGELIDHILARYHEVHRQQLPELIGLARRVEAVHEEHPLCPKGLADHLEEMRQELESHMQKEEQILFPMLRRGLGAQAVGPISVMRMEHDDHGQALAKLLELTCHLSLPADACASWQALYAGIEELQNDLMQHIHLENNILFSPSRHQEVQHG
- a CDS encoding PhzF family phenazine biosynthesis protein, translated to MEFDIFIVDAFTDQRFKGNSAAVVPVETWPDAAVMQDIALENNLSETAFIRRAGDNQYEIRWFSPLTEIAFCGHATLAASFVLFTEYGLKGEIEYLTTQVGSLTVSQREGNRIEMSFPNQKPEPVSIVPNALLQGLTIKPVQVLKNRQAYFAVMESEADVKAVGYDTASLKQLAPLDVVVTAASTEYDFTSRYFWPANGGDEDPVTGSIHAGLAPYWSERLQKTELVARQASKRGGVLHCVMAEDRVLVSGHGVLYLKGKIYL
- a CDS encoding pirin family protein, with translation MNQPEHIPARLASVGGIPVARLLPVRQRRLIGAWCFLDHAGPAQFAAGEPGLRVGPHPHIGLQTFTWMLKGRVLHRDSLGHEQIIQPGQVNLMTAGRGIAHSEESVAGERALHAAQLWIALPKADRHTPPRFDHYPRLPMWSQQGVCFTLLAGDYAGHKAPTLLFSPLVGLDLHAHQPARLELPLRPEFEYGLLVLEGAITLAGVRTGPDELVYLGAAQEWLELGLEQGTRVLLLGGEPLKERIYIWWNLVGHSETEIAEALADWQAGSPRFGDVPGFDGEPMAAPPLPAGLK
- a CDS encoding sensor domain-containing diguanylate cyclase, with protein sequence MELLKLQAENERLKRIAADAREKLEAAMDGTGLCVWQLHVPSGKLIIFNRRWGAMLGFQPKEIEASFEVWKAHLHPEDREQVLNNFFDHLHGRSPFYEVQHRMVAKNGTVTWVQDRGRVVEWDEHNRPLRVMGTHIDITQEKEYEQALSRLAHKDPLTGLLNRSGLIDSFKTLKPQGELTLCFIDLDDFKQVNDTLGHRAGDKLLIKLAERLRRLCPPEVVLGRLGGDEFVLLLPWPLHQSRTQGLAQACIDCLDEPFELDNGEAEVGMSMGVEGVREPDDFADVMARADAAMYQVKRAGKRGMAFNTAPVAGRIGAEERRRHTG
- a CDS encoding nitric-oxide reductase large subunit, with amino-acid sequence MANYRRLWLLLLVVLGITFAILGYFGREVYRVAPPIPAQVVTENGTLLTTHDGILDGQTAWQSVGGMQLGSIWGHGAYQAPDWTADWLHRELVTWLELAAQEEFGTAYANLDGEQQAVLQHRLKQEYRTNGYDAEADVLVVSERRAQAMADTAAYYDQLFSDDPALRSTRQSFAMKENTLPSAERRADMTNFFFWTAWAAATERPDSNATYTNNWPHEPLIGNKPTAENIVWSIVSVVLLIAGVGGLVWAWSFLRKEDEAEPKAPAKDPLTTFKLTPSQKALGKYVFLVVALFTFQVLLGGATAHYTVEGQHFYGIELSKWFPYSLLRTWHIQSALFWIATGFLAAGLFLAPIINGGKDPKYQALGVNVLFWALVAVVVGSFAGNYLAIAQIMPENLNFWLGHQGYEYVDLGRLWQIGKFTGIVLWLVLMLRGVVPALRQPGDRNLLALLTASCAAIGLFYGAGFFYGERTHISVMEYWRWWIVHLWVEGFFEVFATTALAFIFCSMGLVSRRAATTASLASASLFMLGGIPGTFHHLYFSGTTTPVMAVGATFSALEVVPLVVLGYEAWENWRLKNSAPWMENIKWPLMFFVAVAFWNMLGAGVLGFMINPPVALYYIQGLNTTPTHAHAALFGVYGFLALGFALLVLRYIRPNLVFSESLMKTAFWWMNGGLVLMLFTSVLPVGVIQFIASASEGLWYARSESFMQQGLLQTLRWVRTFGDVVFIVGALAVTWQVIIGLRQPAAHAGSLAIEPQECDVPELMSK
- the norR gene encoding nitric oxide reductase transcriptional regulator NorR — protein: MLYELLLADLAAELPSAVRLQSLVRMMREHFGCGAVCLLRLQDGVLSPVAVEGLVREALGRRFVVAQHPRLAAILASRSTVAFAPDSPLPDPYDGLLEHHVGEALPVHDCMGISLYVNGEQWGALTLDALTAGTFDQDAQDSLQRLALTVAAAVRMTRLERDIRALRLARQDAPVPLGDHQEGEILGQSTGLKRLLHELDVVADSDLPVLLTGETGVGKDLFARRLHQRSPRRDRPLVQVNCAALPESLAESELFGHVKGAFSGAGNARPGRFEAADGGTLFLDEVGELPLGIQAKLLRALQNGEIQRLGEDAPRKVNVRVIAATNRQLHDSVRDGHFRADLYHRLSVYPVPIPPLRERENDVLVLAGHFLELNRGRLGLRSLRLSPAAERALCAYTWPGNVRELEHVISRAAIKALSRGADRADIITLEPELLDLAGNEPLAQPVQAENKPAAVTPIPMVSLQQATNQAQQQAITQALAATDHNWAAAARLLEVDPSNLHKLAKRLGMK